A window of the Gossypium hirsutum isolate 1008001.06 chromosome A05, Gossypium_hirsutum_v2.1, whole genome shotgun sequence genome harbors these coding sequences:
- the LOC121229146 gene encoding omega-hydroxypalmitate O-feruloyl transferase translates to MGVDVIEGAAIMEKKSNGKVSQLISVKQGEPTLVSPAEETPKDLYFLSNLDQNIAVIVRTIYCFKSDEKGNDDAGEVIKDALRKVLVHYYPLAGRLTISSEGKLIVDCTGEGAVFVKAEANCTLEEIGDITKPDPETLGKLVYDIPGATNILEMPPLVAQVTKFQCGGFVLGLCMNHCMFDGIGAMEFVNSWGETARGLPLSVPPFSDRTILKARSPPKIEHLHQEFAEIEDKSSTGDLYKDQMLYRSFCFDPEKLQKLKKYSMEDGVLEKCTSFEALSAFVWRARTKALNLLSHQQTKLLFAVDGRPKFDPPLPKGYFGNGIVLTNSICQAGELLDKPISHAVALIQDAIKMVTDGYMRSAIDYFEVTRARPSLSSTLLITTWSRLSFHTTDFGWGEPVISGPVALPEKEVTLFLSHGKERKNINVLLGLPASAMKVFQEQMVV, encoded by the exons ATG GGTGTAGACGTTATAGAAGGTGCAGCTATAATGGAGAAGAAGTCCAATGGCAAAGTGTCCCAGCTAATTAGTGTGAAGCAAGGAGAGCCAACCCTGGTTTCTCCCGCTGAAGAGACACCAAAGGATCTATACTTTCTCTCTAATCTTGACCAAAACATAGCCGTCATTGTTCGCACCATATACTGCTTCAAGTCGGATGAAAAAGGGAACGACGATGCTGGTGAAGTGATCAAGGATGCATTGAGAAAGGTTCTTGTTCATTACTATCCCCTTGCTGGGCGGCTAACCATCAGCTCTGAGGGTAAACTTATTGTGGACTGCACTGGAGAAGGGGCTGTGTTCGTCAAAGCTGAAGCTAACTGTACGTTGGAGGAGATTGGAGACATAACAAAGCCTGATCCTGAGACTCTTGGGAAGTTGGTTTATGACATTCCTGGTGCAACAAACATACTGGAGATGCCACCTCTAGTGGCTCAG gTGACCAAGTTCCAATGCGGAGGATTTGTCCTTGGCCTGTGCATGAACCATTGCATGTTTGATGGCATTGGTGCTATGGAATTTGTCAACTCGTGGGGTGAAACAGCCCGAGGTCTTCCACTTTCTGTTCCTCCATTCTCCGATAGAACTATTCTGAAAGCCCGCAGTCCTCCTAAGATAGAGCATCTGCATCAGGAATTTGCTGAGATAGAGGACAAGTCCAGCACTGGTGATCTCTACAAAGACCAAATGCTCTATAGATCTTTCTGTTTTGATCCTGAAAAGCTACAAAAACTGAAGAAATATTCTATGGAGGATGGGGTTCTTGAAAAATGCACTAGTTTTGAAGCTCTTTCAGCATTCGTATGGAGGGCTCGGACCAAGGCACTTAACTTGCTATCCCACCAACAAACCAAGCTTCTCTTCGCGGTTGATGGCAGGCCTAAATTCGATCCACCTCTTCCAAAAGGCTACTTCGGCAATGGAATTGTATTGACAAATTCCATATGCCAAGCTGGCGAGCTATTGGACAAGCCAATTTCACATGCTGTAGCTCTAATTCAGGATGCAATTAAGATGGTTACGGATGGTTACATGAGATCAGCCATAGATTACTTTGAGGTAACCAGAGCCAGGCCATCTTTGTCGTCAACCCTGCTGATCACTACATGGTCTAGGCTATCTTTCCACACTACGGATTTCGGATGGGGAGAGCCTGTTATATCAGGGCCAGTTGCATTGCCTGAGAAGGAAGTCACATTGTTCCTATCTCATGGCAAAGAGAGGAAAAACATCAACGTTCTTTTGGGGTTGCCAGCTTCTGCAATGAAGGTCTTCCAAGAACAGATGGTGGTTTAG